The following proteins are co-located in the Streptomyces spinoverrucosus genome:
- a CDS encoding APC family permease, giving the protein MTGPQPPAPAAGAPGGEPGSEFRKEMGPWANFALGFTYLSPVVSTYTLFATALATGGPPMIWAFVLAGCGQFLVALVFGEVVAQYPIAGGVYPWARRLWGKRWAWMTGWVYMWALLVTITSVAYGAGPYIAILFGFAPTVHTTVLCTAALIVVAIIINYAGTKALSAAAVIGFAGELIGALVVGIYLLATHRHHGLGVVFDTYGTEGDGSYLPVFLAAAIIGFYQYYGFEACGDTAEEVPHPGRVIPRAMRRTIYIGGAAATFTCLSLLLSVTDYEAIISGEDTDPVVNLLYQAMGEVGARLVMAVVLISFLSCTISLQAAAGRLIYSYARDEMIAGHRLLRQFSHARAVPGYALLVAAVVPLLIAVGSLVSEDALTNIVSFAILGIYGSFQMVVLAALRARLKGWQPQGEFTLGRWGLVVNAAALAYGIFAIVNISWARNPQDPWYENWIVLLCGAVVVVTGLLYMFTTHHYGRGGAPAGDAVPGN; this is encoded by the coding sequence GTGACCGGTCCGCAACCTCCCGCACCGGCAGCCGGCGCCCCCGGAGGGGAGCCCGGCTCGGAGTTCCGCAAGGAGATGGGGCCCTGGGCCAACTTCGCCCTCGGCTTCACCTACCTCTCGCCGGTGGTGAGCACCTACACCCTCTTCGCCACCGCGCTCGCCACCGGCGGACCGCCGATGATCTGGGCGTTCGTGCTCGCCGGCTGCGGCCAGTTCCTCGTCGCGCTGGTGTTCGGCGAAGTCGTCGCCCAGTACCCCATCGCCGGCGGTGTCTACCCCTGGGCCCGGCGGCTGTGGGGCAAGCGCTGGGCGTGGATGACCGGCTGGGTGTACATGTGGGCGCTGCTGGTGACCATCACCTCCGTCGCCTACGGCGCCGGCCCCTACATCGCCATCCTCTTCGGCTTCGCCCCCACCGTGCACACCACCGTGCTGTGCACCGCGGCGCTCATCGTCGTCGCCATCATCATCAACTACGCGGGCACCAAGGCACTTTCGGCGGCAGCGGTCATCGGCTTCGCCGGCGAACTCATCGGCGCCCTCGTCGTCGGCATCTACCTGCTGGCCACGCACCGCCACCACGGCCTCGGCGTTGTCTTCGACACCTACGGCACCGAAGGAGACGGCTCCTACCTGCCGGTGTTCCTCGCGGCGGCCATCATCGGCTTCTACCAGTACTACGGCTTCGAGGCGTGCGGCGACACCGCCGAGGAGGTCCCCCATCCCGGCCGCGTCATCCCCCGCGCGATGCGCCGCACCATCTACATCGGCGGCGCGGCGGCCACGTTCACCTGCCTGTCGCTGCTGCTGTCGGTCACGGACTACGAAGCGATCATCTCCGGTGAGGACACCGACCCGGTGGTGAACCTGCTGTACCAGGCGATGGGCGAGGTCGGCGCGCGGCTGGTGATGGCCGTGGTGCTGATCTCCTTCCTGTCCTGCACCATCAGCCTCCAGGCCGCCGCCGGGCGGCTCATCTACTCCTACGCCCGCGACGAGATGATCGCCGGTCACCGGCTGCTGCGGCAGTTCTCCCACGCACGCGCGGTACCCGGCTACGCGCTGCTGGTGGCCGCCGTGGTGCCGCTGCTCATCGCAGTCGGCTCGCTGGTCTCCGAGGACGCCCTCACCAACATCGTCTCGTTCGCCATCCTCGGTATCTACGGCTCGTTCCAGATGGTGGTCCTGGCCGCACTGCGTGCCCGGCTCAAGGGGTGGCAGCCGCAGGGAGAGTTCACCCTGGGCCGCTGGGGGCTCGTGGTGAACGCCGCGGCGCTGGCCTACGGCATCTTCGCCATCGTCAACATCTCGTGGGCCCGCAACCCGCAGGACCCGTGGTACGAGAACTGGATCGTGCTGCTGTGCGGCGCGGTGGTGGTGGTCACCGGTCTGCTCTACATGTTCACCACCCACCACTACGGCCGAGGCGGCGCACCCGCCGGCGACGCTGTGCCGGGGAACTAG
- a CDS encoding glycoside hydrolase family 88 protein has translation MSPTRRTVLATAIGTAAAVGAPVQAAAAEETRSEASTPSELRAAADYAVEKISAVAPGIRSFPVGTKFEKWVYSQNGDWVGGFWPGTLWMAHLHSGDDALRTLALDSARRLAPRQYDTTTHDLGFLFYPSWVTAWRLTGDESWRAGAIRAADTLIRRYNPRGRFIRAWGALDDPNNAGRVIIDTMMNLDLLDFASRQTGDAKYLDIAVQHATTTQRVFLRPDGSTPHVFDFDAATGAPIGPNTVQGYSATSCWARGQAWGLYGFTTMYRRTGNAEFLTTARRLADFAIGALSADHVPVWDYRAPQQPHDIKDASAGAIMACGLLDLAAATGRPHYRDVALRLLSALSRTCLTRKSPRAEAVVARCTRNRPAEDGVEISLPYADYYLLEGILRVLRPQDVDRAIDLSTT, from the coding sequence ATGAGTCCTACCCGGCGTACTGTCCTTGCCACAGCGATCGGTACCGCGGCTGCGGTCGGCGCCCCAGTACAGGCCGCCGCCGCTGAAGAAACCCGATCCGAGGCGTCGACCCCGAGCGAACTGCGCGCGGCGGCCGACTACGCGGTGGAGAAGATCTCCGCGGTCGCGCCGGGCATACGGTCCTTCCCGGTCGGGACGAAGTTCGAGAAGTGGGTGTACTCCCAGAACGGCGACTGGGTGGGCGGATTCTGGCCGGGAACGCTGTGGATGGCCCACCTGCACAGCGGAGACGACGCACTGCGCACCCTGGCGCTCGACTCGGCACGGCGGCTCGCTCCTCGCCAGTACGACACCACCACCCACGACCTCGGCTTCCTCTTCTATCCGTCCTGGGTCACCGCATGGCGTCTGACGGGTGACGAGAGCTGGCGGGCGGGCGCCATCCGGGCCGCCGACACCCTGATCCGGCGGTACAACCCACGGGGCCGCTTCATCCGGGCGTGGGGTGCGCTGGACGATCCGAACAACGCCGGCCGGGTCATCATCGACACCATGATGAACCTCGATCTGCTCGACTTCGCCAGTCGGCAGACGGGCGACGCGAAGTACCTCGACATCGCCGTACAGCACGCGACGACGACCCAGCGGGTCTTCCTGCGCCCGGACGGCTCGACTCCGCACGTCTTCGACTTCGACGCGGCCACCGGCGCGCCGATCGGTCCGAACACCGTTCAGGGCTACAGCGCCACATCGTGCTGGGCTCGTGGACAGGCATGGGGCCTGTACGGGTTCACCACCATGTACCGGCGCACGGGCAACGCCGAGTTCCTGACCACCGCACGCAGGCTCGCCGACTTCGCGATCGGAGCGTTGAGCGCGGACCACGTACCGGTCTGGGACTACCGCGCGCCCCAGCAGCCCCACGACATCAAGGACGCGTCCGCCGGCGCGATCATGGCATGCGGTCTGCTCGACCTGGCCGCCGCGACGGGCCGGCCCCACTACCGGGACGTGGCGCTACGACTGCTCTCCGCACTGTCGCGGACCTGCCTGACCAGGAAGTCGCCCCGCGCCGAGGCCGTGGTGGCCCGCTGCACTCGCAACCGACCGGCCGAAGACGGGGTCGAGATCTCGCTGCCGTACGCCGACTACTACCTGCTGGAGGGCATCCTGCGCGTACTGCGACCCCAGGACGTCGACCGCGCGATCGACCTGTCGACGACCTGA
- a CDS encoding PP2C family protein-serine/threonine phosphatase, protein MSVRNLLAALRPPSVRRGWVWWLPLIAVALDVLAEVLVRGREPVSFMLVAVPPLAAATRGPRGTALSAVVCLGLQMWMAARRPGHFDEQHHIAMYIATFLIGIAGVALSWQRERTRQHLIRANSVAEAMQRALLRPVPRRLGPVHAAGFYEAGEGGTLVGGDLYDVCETPFGVRAIIGDVRGKGLGAVQTVAAVLGSFRVSAHEWRSLSSLADRLELSIARNSPAADEGDPELFVTALVLEFPPDANEVRIVDRGHPSPLVIGPQGARRLITAPGLPLGLGKLAADGDDTTVHPLGPGEVLVVYTDGVSEARDADGVFYPVLERLTERFRGEQPPRPDAVVSFVRTDSERWSARSDNDDRAVLALSLNGTPPHRCAGSTATARTGRPAAPGH, encoded by the coding sequence GTGTCCGTCCGCAACCTGCTCGCCGCGCTGCGGCCCCCGTCCGTGCGCCGGGGGTGGGTGTGGTGGTTGCCGCTGATCGCGGTGGCCCTCGACGTGCTCGCGGAAGTGCTCGTCCGGGGCCGTGAGCCGGTGAGCTTCATGCTCGTCGCCGTCCCGCCGCTGGCCGCTGCGACACGCGGCCCACGGGGCACGGCGCTGTCGGCCGTGGTCTGCCTGGGCCTGCAGATGTGGATGGCAGCCCGCCGCCCCGGCCACTTCGACGAGCAGCACCACATCGCCATGTACATCGCCACGTTCCTCATCGGCATCGCCGGCGTCGCACTGTCCTGGCAGCGGGAGCGGACCCGGCAACACCTCATCCGGGCGAACTCGGTCGCCGAAGCCATGCAGCGGGCCCTGCTACGGCCCGTACCGCGCCGCCTCGGCCCCGTGCACGCCGCCGGGTTCTACGAGGCCGGAGAGGGCGGGACGCTCGTCGGCGGGGACTTGTACGACGTGTGCGAGACGCCCTTCGGCGTACGTGCGATCATCGGCGACGTCCGCGGCAAGGGCCTGGGCGCGGTCCAGACGGTCGCGGCGGTACTGGGCAGTTTCCGGGTGTCGGCCCATGAGTGGCGGAGCCTCAGCAGTCTGGCCGACCGGCTGGAACTCAGCATCGCCCGCAACAGCCCCGCCGCCGACGAAGGCGACCCCGAGTTGTTCGTCACCGCCCTGGTCCTGGAATTCCCGCCGGACGCCAACGAGGTGCGCATCGTCGACCGCGGCCACCCCTCGCCGCTGGTGATCGGCCCTCAGGGCGCCCGACGGTTGATCACCGCGCCGGGATTGCCCCTGGGTCTGGGCAAACTGGCGGCGGACGGCGACGACACGACCGTGCACCCGCTCGGGCCCGGGGAGGTTCTCGTCGTGTACACGGACGGAGTGAGCGAGGCCCGCGACGCCGACGGCGTCTTCTACCCGGTCCTGGAGCGGCTCACCGAACGGTTCCGCGGTGAGCAGCCACCGCGCCCCGACGCCGTCGTGTCGTTCGTCCGGACCGACTCGGAACGCTGGTCCGCGCGATCCGACAACGACGATCGGGCGGTCCTCGCGCTCTCCCTGAACGGTACGCCGCCGCACCGATGTGCCGGCTCCACCGCCACAGCCCGCACCGGAAGGCCTGCCGCCCCAGGGCACTAG
- a CDS encoding multicopper oxidase family protein, with translation MQKHTRRTLLGASIVAVGSATLTACSGSDKRPEAGATGHRGGRHTSGGFVPRGPRGFVNPSDPEVLAAEKKRGSGPVRKFKLTATETSLDLGGRTVRSWAYGDTLPGKEVRITAGDVLDLTLANHLSESTTLHSHGIRMRCDMDGVPGLTQYSIKPGAEFTYRYAVAHPGTYWLHSHSGMQLDRGLYAPMIVEDPKEPLSYDKEWVVVLDDWLDGVSGSTPDGVLAQLRGGKPPMDMGEGAAHHGPDRDKSAGAHESASRRSAGPSRILHGSHSRMLHSEGGNVDYPHYLVNGRLPQAPSVFRARPGDRIRLRIINAGGDTAFRVALGGHEMTVTHTDGYPVEHTTTDALLLGMAERYDVLITAQDGVFPLVALAEGKGARALAVLRTSSGSNPRPTAHPDELDGRVVPARRLVPHESVALNDDDPDREMRIKLTGGMKKFNWSFDHKPYSIEDRIPIREGERVRISLINATNMWHPVHLHGHTFSLTGIDAAGARKDTAHVLPHRKIVIDFYADNPGLWMLHCHNQYHSESGMMTILGYRK, from the coding sequence ATGCAGAAACATACGCGGCGCACCTTGCTCGGTGCCTCCATCGTGGCCGTCGGCTCGGCAACCCTGACCGCCTGCTCCGGGTCCGACAAGCGCCCCGAGGCCGGAGCCACCGGCCACAGGGGCGGCAGGCACACCAGCGGCGGCTTCGTCCCGAGGGGACCCAGGGGATTCGTCAACCCGTCAGATCCCGAGGTCCTCGCCGCGGAGAAGAAACGCGGGTCCGGTCCCGTCCGCAAGTTCAAGCTCACCGCCACCGAGACGTCCCTGGACCTCGGCGGGCGGACCGTCAGGTCATGGGCGTACGGCGACACGCTGCCCGGCAAGGAGGTGCGGATCACCGCGGGCGACGTACTCGACCTCACGCTCGCCAACCATCTGAGCGAGTCGACGACGCTGCACTCGCACGGTATCCGGATGCGCTGCGACATGGACGGCGTGCCAGGTCTGACCCAGTACTCCATCAAACCCGGCGCGGAGTTCACCTACCGCTACGCCGTGGCGCACCCGGGCACCTACTGGCTGCATTCGCACTCGGGCATGCAGCTCGACCGCGGCCTGTACGCCCCGATGATCGTCGAGGACCCCAAGGAGCCGTTGTCCTACGACAAGGAGTGGGTCGTCGTCCTGGACGACTGGCTGGACGGCGTGTCCGGCTCCACTCCGGACGGCGTACTGGCGCAGTTGCGGGGTGGCAAGCCGCCGATGGACATGGGCGAGGGCGCCGCACACCACGGTCCGGACCGCGACAAGTCCGCCGGCGCGCACGAGTCGGCCTCCCGCAGGTCCGCCGGTCCCTCCCGCATCCTGCACGGGTCCCACAGCCGCATGCTGCACAGCGAGGGAGGCAACGTCGACTACCCGCACTACCTGGTCAACGGCCGTCTCCCACAGGCCCCTTCGGTCTTCAGGGCCCGTCCGGGGGACCGCATTCGACTGCGCATCATCAACGCCGGGGGCGACACGGCCTTCCGGGTGGCACTGGGCGGTCACGAGATGACGGTGACGCACACGGACGGCTACCCGGTCGAGCACACGACGACGGACGCGCTGCTGCTCGGCATGGCCGAGCGCTACGACGTGCTCATCACCGCCCAGGACGGGGTGTTCCCGCTGGTGGCGCTCGCCGAGGGCAAGGGCGCGCGGGCCCTGGCGGTCCTGCGCACCAGCAGCGGGTCGAACCCCCGGCCCACCGCCCACCCGGACGAACTCGACGGCCGGGTCGTACCCGCCAGGCGGCTCGTGCCGCACGAATCCGTGGCCCTCAACGACGACGACCCGGACCGCGAGATGCGCATCAAGCTGACCGGTGGGATGAAGAAGTTCAACTGGAGCTTCGACCACAAGCCCTATTCGATCGAAGATCGCATCCCGATCCGGGAAGGTGAACGGGTCCGCATCTCCCTCATCAACGCCACCAACATGTGGCACCCGGTGCATCTGCACGGGCACACGTTCTCCCTCACGGGCATCGACGCCGCCGGAGCCCGCAAGGACACCGCCCACGTACTGCCCCACCGCAAGATCGTCATCGACTTCTACGCCGACAACCCGGGCCTGTGGATGCTGCACTGCCACAACCAGTACCACTCCGAGTCCGGCATGATGACGATCCTCGGCTACCGGAAGTGA
- a CDS encoding FUSC family protein: protein MKGGAQRTEILHRSVRVTLAASAGFYPFLYGLQEPVSALYGLFAPIALGLLSSIPGSGRQRAEVMLKALPVGLVLVALGTVLAVATWAAVLGMLVVGFALAFAAIAGPRPAGAAPGLQLFYILACFPPYEPQTLWLRLAGLTFGVVVLALCELFVLPQPPGQAYRTTLAEALATAGDTIAGRTRLSPEALRAAGARLRLSGTPPAERPSGPGRAVRGLSQAGSATRRLLEQLAHLTETGELRELVRDDVGGGERGRARPDTASGALLPQVATLCHETAAALREGRPAPGPQRMNEAIDGFQRTRMRQVTGPAAEVPPMPVLSRQAALLAVAESVRVLEISVRVGLDGRRTPPIEPRELFWYTAASTPCLWVRRITGNMTLRSVQFQNALRIALALAAARLVAGSLDLAHGFWVLMAVLTLSRTTVGATWSAIRQAVVGNLVGAVVAGALLIGLGRHTEAYAAILAPGMLIAFALGPLFGIAWAQGLFTLVVATAFAQIAPASWQLAEERIVDVVTGSAIGLLCAMLAWPAGARREVRRTMAGLLRECGPLIKGTVEVLTAVPPGSAAAPPTFPALHRLRLAESAYAQFRSEPAGSAPPHADWHAVLIAANQILLGAQWLPRVDLPTSALPRDAADRARDGARTLAETTDRLAALCTGERPRLDRAREAGSWAGATQPGGMPVPVLVDLDLWLHSLARQLSRIEAGLSDAADRASRGTTPAGSAGSVSGPGEHGS, encoded by the coding sequence GTGAAGGGCGGAGCGCAGCGGACCGAGATCCTGCACCGGTCGGTGCGGGTGACGCTCGCCGCGTCCGCGGGCTTCTATCCCTTCCTGTACGGGCTCCAGGAGCCGGTGTCGGCGCTGTACGGGCTGTTCGCGCCGATCGCCCTGGGGCTGCTGTCCTCGATCCCCGGGTCGGGGCGGCAGCGGGCCGAGGTGATGCTGAAGGCGCTGCCGGTGGGCCTGGTGCTGGTGGCGCTGGGGACCGTGCTGGCGGTGGCGACCTGGGCGGCGGTGCTCGGGATGCTCGTCGTGGGCTTCGCCCTCGCCTTCGCGGCGATCGCGGGGCCACGGCCGGCCGGGGCGGCACCGGGACTCCAGCTCTTCTACATCCTGGCCTGCTTCCCGCCGTACGAACCCCAGACCCTGTGGCTGCGGCTGGCCGGGCTCACCTTCGGCGTGGTGGTGCTGGCGCTGTGCGAGCTGTTCGTGCTGCCGCAGCCGCCGGGCCAGGCGTACCGGACGACCCTCGCGGAGGCCCTCGCGACGGCGGGCGACACCATCGCCGGGCGTACCCGTCTCTCCCCCGAGGCCCTGCGGGCGGCCGGCGCGCGGCTGCGACTGTCCGGGACGCCGCCCGCCGAACGCCCCTCCGGCCCGGGCCGCGCGGTCCGCGGCCTCTCGCAGGCGGGGTCCGCCACCCGCCGGTTGCTCGAACAGCTGGCCCATCTGACCGAGACCGGGGAACTTCGCGAGCTCGTCCGGGACGACGTGGGCGGCGGCGAACGCGGCCGGGCTCGTCCCGACACGGCGTCCGGGGCGCTGCTGCCCCAGGTGGCGACCTTGTGCCACGAGACCGCCGCCGCCCTGCGGGAGGGCCGACCCGCCCCCGGCCCGCAGCGGATGAACGAGGCGATCGACGGCTTTCAGCGGACGCGCATGCGGCAGGTGACAGGGCCCGCCGCCGAGGTTCCGCCGATGCCGGTGCTGAGTCGGCAGGCGGCGCTGCTCGCCGTCGCCGAGTCGGTGCGGGTCCTGGAGATCTCCGTACGCGTCGGCCTCGACGGGCGGCGCACCCCGCCGATCGAGCCGCGGGAGCTGTTCTGGTACACGGCGGCCTCCACGCCCTGCCTGTGGGTGCGCCGGATCACCGGCAACATGACGCTCCGCTCGGTCCAGTTCCAGAACGCCCTGCGGATCGCGCTGGCGCTCGCCGCCGCACGACTCGTCGCCGGTTCGCTCGACCTGGCCCACGGCTTCTGGGTGCTTATGGCGGTGCTGACACTGAGCCGCACCACCGTGGGGGCGACCTGGTCGGCCATCCGCCAGGCCGTCGTCGGCAATCTCGTGGGTGCCGTCGTGGCGGGCGCCCTGCTCATCGGCCTCGGCCGGCACACCGAGGCGTACGCCGCGATCCTCGCGCCGGGCATGCTGATCGCCTTCGCGCTCGGGCCCCTGTTCGGCATCGCCTGGGCGCAGGGACTGTTCACCCTCGTGGTGGCCACCGCGTTCGCCCAGATCGCCCCGGCGTCCTGGCAACTGGCCGAGGAGCGGATCGTGGACGTGGTGACCGGCAGTGCCATCGGTCTGCTGTGCGCGATGCTGGCCTGGCCGGCCGGCGCCCGGCGGGAGGTGCGCCGGACCATGGCGGGCCTGTTGCGGGAGTGCGGCCCACTGATCAAGGGAACCGTCGAGGTGCTGACGGCCGTGCCCCCGGGCTCGGCCGCTGCCCCGCCGACGTTCCCCGCTCTGCACCGGTTGCGCCTCGCCGAGTCCGCCTACGCCCAGTTCCGCAGCGAACCGGCGGGCAGCGCGCCCCCTCACGCCGACTGGCACGCCGTGCTCATCGCGGCCAACCAGATCCTGCTCGGCGCCCAATGGCTGCCCCGGGTCGACCTGCCCACCAGCGCTCTGCCCCGGGATGCCGCCGACCGGGCACGCGACGGCGCCCGGACACTGGCGGAGACCACCGACCGGCTCGCCGCCCTGTGCACGGGCGAACGGCCGCGACTGGACCGGGCGCGGGAGGCGGGGTCGTGGGCGGGAGCCACGCAGCCGGGCGGAATGCCGGTGCCCGTGCTGGTCGACCTCGATCTGTGGCTGCACAGCCTCGCCCGCCAGCTCTCCCGTATCGAGGCCGGCCTGTCCGACGCGGCCGACCGCGCGTCACGCGGCACGACGCCGGCCGGATCCGCGGGCTCCGTGTCCGGCCCCGGCGAGCACGGAAGCTAG
- a CDS encoding glycosyl hydrolase family 28-related protein, whose amino-acid sequence MTAEQRRGSDAHAARGITRRGLLAGAALAAAGGTAEAAPGEPGQVPALWREFLRNPYTHRQIPYVGRAGCRGGVVRLPRRPVVADVRDHGAVADGTADSAPAINRAIAAAARAGGGTVTIPPGTFRIDDLIHIGHSNVVLRGAGSGRTTLYATRHLTELIGAYGSRYGGDKSSWSWAGGLIWLAPQARWTSLVAAIRAREWPFEGWTGNRRDEWRPLTPVEPARQGSWTVRVADPSQLRPGGLVLLRLSDDADHTLLEHMAGGGPGPEAYFWDDKTKLTSYVPYEWPVRVTRVRGRDITLERPLPLDVRPEWQPQLTTLVTPLTGAGVEGLTLEAVETPQSPHLLDKGYNGVVLQCAYDCWVDDVTVRHVDNGFGLVAASACTLRRTRVAGRGTHHPYFCREGSHDNLVEDFTIEQRTTPAPSNTQLHGINVEGLSSYNVWSRGRMEMGTFDSHRGMPFANVRTDITVNNNGRHGGDASAGPLFGARFTHWNIRVTNGRAGLMKIDRLAPCSATVGINKVAEFDQIDVPDFTGELHSRLELYGTTDAVRPRNLYSAQRDLPAV is encoded by the coding sequence GTGACGGCAGAACAGCGCCGGGGGAGCGACGCACATGCCGCCAGAGGCATCACCAGGCGGGGGCTGCTCGCCGGTGCGGCGCTCGCGGCGGCCGGCGGCACGGCTGAGGCCGCGCCCGGAGAGCCGGGGCAAGTCCCCGCCCTCTGGCGGGAATTCCTGCGCAATCCCTACACCCACCGGCAGATCCCCTACGTCGGCCGCGCGGGCTGCCGCGGGGGAGTCGTGCGCCTGCCCCGCCGCCCGGTCGTGGCCGACGTCCGCGACCACGGAGCCGTGGCGGACGGCACGGCCGACTCCGCCCCCGCCATCAACCGTGCCATCGCCGCCGCCGCACGGGCCGGCGGTGGCACGGTCACCATTCCGCCCGGCACCTTCCGCATCGACGACCTGATCCACATCGGCCACTCGAACGTCGTGCTGCGGGGCGCCGGCAGCGGCCGCACCACCCTGTACGCGACACGGCACCTCACCGAGCTGATCGGTGCCTACGGGTCCCGGTACGGCGGCGACAAGTCGTCCTGGTCCTGGGCGGGCGGTCTCATCTGGCTGGCTCCGCAGGCCCGTTGGACCTCGTTGGTGGCGGCGATCAGAGCGAGGGAGTGGCCCTTCGAGGGCTGGACCGGCAACCGGCGGGACGAGTGGCGTCCCCTCACCCCCGTCGAGCCCGCCCGGCAGGGCTCCTGGACGGTGCGCGTGGCCGACCCTTCACAACTCCGCCCCGGCGGCCTCGTCCTGCTCCGGCTCTCCGACGACGCCGACCACACACTGCTGGAACACATGGCAGGAGGCGGCCCCGGCCCGGAGGCGTACTTCTGGGACGACAAGACGAAACTGACCTCGTACGTGCCCTACGAGTGGCCGGTCCGTGTCACCCGCGTCCGCGGCCGTGACATCACCCTCGAACGTCCCCTGCCGCTCGACGTGCGGCCCGAGTGGCAACCGCAGCTGACCACTCTCGTCACCCCGCTGACAGGGGCGGGCGTCGAGGGCCTGACGCTGGAGGCGGTGGAGACACCCCAGTCCCCGCATCTGCTCGACAAGGGCTACAACGGCGTCGTCCTGCAGTGTGCCTACGACTGCTGGGTCGACGACGTGACGGTGCGGCACGTCGACAACGGATTCGGCCTGGTCGCCGCCTCGGCGTGCACCCTGCGCCGCACCCGGGTGGCGGGACGCGGCACCCACCACCCGTACTTCTGCCGGGAGGGATCGCACGACAACCTCGTCGAGGACTTCACCATCGAGCAGCGCACCACTCCCGCGCCGTCCAACACACAACTGCACGGCATCAACGTCGAAGGCCTGTCCTCCTACAACGTCTGGTCGCGCGGCCGCATGGAGATGGGCACCTTCGACAGCCATCGCGGCATGCCCTTCGCCAACGTCCGCACCGACATCACGGTCAACAACAACGGCCGCCACGGCGGCGACGCGAGCGCCGGCCCGCTGTTCGGCGCACGCTTCACCCACTGGAACATCCGCGTCACCAACGGCCGTGCCGGGCTGATGAAGATCGACCGCCTGGCGCCCTGTTCCGCCACGGTCGGCATCAACAAGGTCGCCGAATTCGACCAGATCGACGTACCGGACTTCACGGGCGAGCTGCACTCCCGCCTGGAGCTGTACGGCACCACGGACGCGGTGCGCCCACGCAACCTGTACAGCGCCCAACGGGACCTGCCCGCCGTTTGA
- a CDS encoding maltokinase N-terminal cap-like domain-containing protein, which yields MAVIHRTVLKPTKLELLASWLPSRPWYHGAGEPQLAKAGGFRLDDPQGEVGIEFMVVTDTSGARPATYLVPLTYRGAPLDGADHGLVGTMEHGVLGRRWAYDGCHDPVLVAQLLALIEGDAQAQDQNASDTPDREVARSYTGDDPIRADLVATATDDREGTELPVAHDTTLRLHRVLRPAPDSDFVVPQGATGHVAGAWQMPDGTRARGLLAVLHNGPRS from the coding sequence ATGGCCGTTATCCACCGCACCGTCCTCAAGCCGACCAAGCTTGAACTGCTCGCCTCCTGGCTCCCCTCCCGGCCGTGGTACCACGGCGCGGGCGAACCGCAGTTGGCCAAGGCCGGCGGCTTCCGGTTGGACGATCCGCAGGGCGAGGTCGGGATCGAGTTCATGGTGGTCACCGACACCTCCGGCGCCCGCCCGGCCACCTACCTGGTGCCGCTGACCTATCGCGGAGCCCCGCTCGACGGGGCGGACCACGGTCTCGTCGGCACCATGGAGCACGGAGTGCTGGGACGGCGCTGGGCCTACGACGGCTGCCACGACCCGGTGCTGGTCGCCCAGTTGCTCGCCCTGATCGAGGGCGACGCCCAGGCCCAGGACCAGAACGCCAGCGACACCCCCGACCGGGAAGTCGCCCGCTCCTACACCGGTGACGACCCCATCCGCGCGGACCTCGTCGCCACCGCCACCGACGACCGAGAGGGCACCGAACTGCCTGTCGCACACGACACGACCCTGCGCCTGCACCGGGTCCTGCGGCCCGCCCCGGACAGCGACTTCGTCGTTCCGCAGGGCGCGACCGGCCATGTCGCCGGGGCCTGGCAGATGCCGGACGGCACGCGTGCCCGGGGGTTGCTCGCCGTCCTGCACAACGGGCCTCGGTCCTGA